In Fibrobacter sp. UWB2, one DNA window encodes the following:
- the ruvA gene encoding Holliday junction branch migration protein RuvA: protein MIERVRGILVQKSPTFVVVECAGIGYGINISAFTAGKLPEEGAEITLHTNLVVREDSMTLFGFADTTEKNLFLMLLEVNGVGPKLAQRILSGSTPADLLNMIASDNKSALGKIKGLGKKTCEQMTLTLKEKASNMLQALGDVEGSGITSVGALTGAKLEAVLALHTLGVKDPAAEKAVVKAVEVLGDAADAAALIPEALKYL from the coding sequence ATGATAGAACGGGTTCGTGGCATCTTGGTACAAAAATCCCCCACATTTGTAGTTGTGGAATGTGCAGGAATTGGTTACGGCATCAATATTTCGGCATTTACGGCAGGCAAGTTGCCCGAAGAAGGGGCCGAAATCACTTTGCACACGAATCTCGTCGTACGCGAAGATTCCATGACGCTTTTTGGATTTGCGGATACGACAGAAAAGAACCTGTTCCTGATGCTTCTAGAGGTCAACGGAGTCGGTCCAAAGCTCGCACAGCGGATTCTGAGCGGGAGCACGCCAGCAGACCTTTTGAACATGATTGCTAGTGACAACAAGTCCGCACTTGGCAAAATCAAGGGGCTTGGCAAAAAGACCTGTGAGCAAATGACATTAACGCTCAAAGAAAAGGCCTCGAACATGTTACAGGCCCTCGGCGATGTCGAGGGCAGCGGTATTACAAGTGTCGGAGCGTTGACAGGAGCAAAGCTCGAGGCCGTTTTGGCTCTGCATACGCTTGGAGTAAAGGACCCAGCAGCAGAAAAGGCTGTCGTGAAGGCAGTAGAGGTTCTTGGAGATGCGGCAGATGCCGCAGCACTCATTCCGGAGGCTCTCAAGTATTTGTAA
- a CDS encoding polysaccharide deacetylase family protein — translation MAETPIKTIPWNGYVGAVSFTFDDAYANQVENLKPILDDLPDVHVTFFLTSMGNGLTQNAAGFAALAKAGNEIGNHTQSHPHLTGASDSELEEEIVKFANTIESTLAEEGADVKVTSLATPFCENNDKIKSVIAKRHFINRDCGWHGRNDWDTEPDWMSLQAKIWTRSGATVTEMLSALDTAAFIGNFEGANPWDVQVKGGSWLVVLNHGVTDDAGDDYAIDPSDIKKIFEHAVENKLWTAPFGTVGAYHRAHFVVDAATSTLTDDGFTVKWEIPNEHMPKSVPLRVKIDTKSVGENAVVEQGGKKLSPESDGSYIIEFMAKELKVRKSSSNDETIALPKSPFANQGYSKYTIFDMNGNCLGETNGWTIPANYPKGTYIVRAEAAGLKAMTRKRIK, via the coding sequence ATGGCAGAAACTCCTATAAAAACCATTCCTTGGAACGGCTATGTCGGGGCTGTAAGTTTTACCTTCGATGATGCTTACGCAAACCAGGTGGAAAATCTTAAACCGATTCTAGATGACCTGCCGGATGTCCACGTGACGTTTTTCCTGACGAGCATGGGGAATGGCTTGACGCAGAATGCCGCGGGTTTTGCCGCGCTTGCGAAAGCGGGGAATGAGATTGGGAACCATACCCAGTCGCATCCGCATTTGACCGGAGCCAGCGATAGCGAACTTGAAGAAGAAATCGTCAAGTTTGCAAATACAATTGAAAGTACGCTTGCTGAGGAGGGCGCCGATGTGAAGGTGACTTCTCTTGCGACTCCGTTCTGCGAAAACAATGACAAAATCAAAAGCGTGATTGCCAAGCGGCATTTCATCAATCGCGATTGCGGTTGGCATGGCCGTAACGATTGGGATACGGAACCGGACTGGATGAGTCTTCAGGCAAAAATCTGGACGCGCTCGGGTGCGACCGTTACCGAAATGCTTTCGGCGCTTGATACGGCCGCTTTCATTGGAAATTTCGAAGGCGCAAACCCTTGGGACGTGCAGGTGAAGGGTGGTTCTTGGCTTGTTGTGCTGAATCACGGTGTCACGGACGATGCGGGGGATGACTATGCTATTGATCCATCGGACATCAAGAAAATTTTTGAACATGCCGTCGAAAATAAATTGTGGACTGCTCCGTTCGGGACTGTCGGCGCTTACCATCGGGCGCACTTTGTGGTTGATGCCGCAACTTCGACTTTAACAGACGATGGCTTTACGGTGAAATGGGAAATCCCGAATGAACACATGCCGAAAAGCGTTCCGCTGCGTGTGAAAATCGATACGAAGAGCGTTGGCGAAAATGCAGTTGTGGAACAGGGTGGCAAAAAACTGTCTCCTGAAAGCGATGGCTCCTACATCATCGAGTTCATGGCGAAAGAACTCAAGGTGCGCAAGTCTAGCTCAAATGACGAGACAATCGCTCTCCCGAAATCGCCTTTCGCGAATCAAGGTTATTCGAAATACACCATATTCGATATGAACGGAAATTGCCTCGGCGAGACAAATGGCTGGACTATTCCCGCAAATTACCCCAAGGGTACCTATATTGTCCGCGCCGAAGCCGCAGGACTTAAAGCAATGACGAGAAAACGGATAAAGTAA
- the ruvB gene encoding Holliday junction branch migration DNA helicase RuvB: MEDQRIISPQKCSFDEGDTDRNLRPPSLSEFTGQDDIKESLSIAIEAAKQRGDALDHCLFAGPPGLGKTTLSSIIAKEMGVNIHITSGPVLEKASDLAGLLTSLQENDILFIDEIHRLNRVVEEYLYPAMEDFRLDIMLDSGPAARSVNLPLKHFTLVGATTRSGLLTGPLRDRFGLQYRLELYNEKDIVKILMRSARILGVELSEEAAKILGGRCRGTPRVANRVLRRCRDVAQVRGTGVIDERAALKTLEMLGIDSEGLDPTDRKILAMMIDKFNGGPVGLGTISAAMGEEPDTLEEVYEPYLLQKGLISRTPRGRIATQNAYRMLHKPIPKSMFNEQTELEL, translated from the coding sequence ATGGAAGATCAGCGTATAATTTCACCGCAGAAGTGTTCTTTTGACGAAGGCGATACCGACCGCAACTTGCGACCGCCTAGCTTGAGTGAATTTACAGGCCAGGACGACATCAAGGAAAGCCTTTCTATCGCCATTGAAGCCGCAAAACAGCGCGGCGATGCGCTTGACCATTGCTTATTTGCTGGTCCTCCGGGACTCGGCAAGACTACGCTATCAAGCATTATCGCCAAAGAGATGGGCGTAAACATCCACATCACAAGCGGTCCCGTGCTCGAAAAGGCGAGCGATCTCGCGGGACTCCTTACAAGTTTACAAGAAAATGATATTTTGTTCATCGATGAGATTCACCGATTGAACCGCGTGGTCGAGGAATACCTCTACCCCGCTATGGAAGATTTTCGCCTTGACATCATGCTAGATTCTGGACCTGCGGCAAGAAGCGTAAACCTCCCGCTCAAGCATTTTACGCTCGTAGGCGCCACCACCCGCAGCGGGCTTTTGACCGGACCGCTCCGTGACCGTTTCGGGCTGCAGTATCGCCTGGAATTATACAACGAAAAAGACATTGTCAAAATTTTAATGCGTAGCGCACGCATTTTAGGCGTAGAACTCTCGGAAGAAGCAGCCAAAATTCTTGGCGGGCGGTGTCGCGGGACGCCACGTGTGGCGAACCGCGTGCTCAGGCGATGCCGAGACGTGGCACAAGTGCGCGGAACGGGAGTCATCGACGAACGAGCAGCACTCAAGACGCTCGAAATGCTCGGCATCGACAGCGAGGGTCTCGACCCGACCGACCGCAAGATTCTCGCAATGATGATTGACAAGTTCAATGGCGGGCCCGTCGGACTTGGCACCATCAGCGCCGCCATGGGCGAAGAACCGGATACACTCGAAGAAGTCTACGAGCCGTACCTGCTCCAGAAGGGGCTTATTTCACGCACTCCGCGCGGCCGTATCGCCACGCAGAATGCCTACAGGATGCTCCACAAGCCGATTCCAAAGTCCATGTTCAACGAACAGACTGAGCTTGAGCTGTAA